One stretch of Micromonospora echinospora DNA includes these proteins:
- a CDS encoding dipeptide ABC transporter ATP-binding protein: MLSIENLSVSIRRPGRQVAALSGVTFAVRPGEVVGLVGESGGGKSMVARAIVGLLPGGSHATGRVLFGDSDVLRMDDATLAAHRGRGVAICFQNPRGALSPTRTIGKQLVDRLATHQDMSGDRAREAARELFEAVGIRSPQRRLDAYAHELSGGMAQRVMISLATGCAPDLLIADEPTTGLDVTLTREILRQFRHAADTDGRGVLLISHDLASIAEVCDRVVVLYAGTVVESGPAAQVLREPAHPYTRALLRSVPDVGGRPVVATPGAMPLLTQAPENCPFVARCAHADRTCSSRRPATQPIPGGRDWSLACFHPQTRPLDADVPSAPHTPDAGGAQPAGADPKPAVLEIEDAHVVYRSRFGSGGHHALRGVTLRLGPGETLGVVGESGCGKSTLAKLVMGLVAPTSGTVTVAGQALVKQTGRPRPRGRALRRARTRAQLVFQDPIGSLSPRRTVGDSIAEPLRAAGLTPAERAERVAAVLDRMELDRSILQRYPHELSGGQAQRIGIARALVGEPDLIVFDEPTSALDVTVQAQILDVIADVAADADRASVFISHDLATVRGFADRVVVLYLGRVVEEGPVDVVFDTPRHPYTRALLGSAPRLGGTAGSDGEAVELVKDLEEADAATGCPLAARCPFVTDRCRSEQQELQSYGESRAACWRVPELPALIGRQAVTP; this comes from the coding sequence ATGCTGTCGATCGAGAACCTCTCGGTGAGCATCCGGCGACCCGGCCGGCAGGTGGCCGCGCTCAGCGGCGTCACCTTCGCCGTACGCCCCGGCGAGGTCGTCGGCCTGGTCGGGGAGAGCGGCGGCGGCAAGAGCATGGTGGCCCGCGCCATCGTCGGGCTGCTGCCCGGCGGCTCGCACGCCACCGGCCGGGTGCTGTTCGGCGACTCCGACGTGCTGCGCATGGACGACGCCACGCTCGCCGCGCACCGCGGGCGCGGGGTGGCGATCTGCTTCCAGAACCCGCGCGGCGCGCTCAGCCCCACCCGCACCATCGGCAAGCAGCTCGTCGACCGGCTCGCCACCCACCAGGACATGTCCGGCGACCGGGCCCGGGAGGCGGCGCGCGAGCTGTTCGAGGCGGTCGGCATCCGCAGCCCGCAGCGGCGGCTCGACGCGTACGCCCACGAGCTGTCCGGCGGCATGGCCCAGCGGGTGATGATCTCGCTGGCCACCGGCTGCGCCCCGGATCTGCTGATCGCCGACGAGCCGACCACCGGCCTGGACGTGACGCTGACCCGGGAGATCCTGCGCCAGTTCCGGCACGCCGCCGACACCGACGGCCGGGGAGTGCTGCTGATCTCGCACGACCTCGCCTCGATCGCCGAGGTCTGCGACCGGGTGGTGGTGCTCTACGCCGGGACCGTGGTGGAGAGCGGGCCGGCGGCGCAGGTGCTGCGGGAGCCCGCGCACCCGTACACCCGGGCGTTGCTGCGGTCGGTGCCGGACGTCGGCGGCCGGCCGGTCGTCGCCACCCCCGGCGCCATGCCCCTGCTCACCCAGGCGCCGGAGAACTGCCCGTTCGTCGCCCGCTGCGCGCACGCCGACCGCACCTGCTCGTCCCGGCGGCCGGCCACCCAGCCGATTCCCGGCGGCCGCGACTGGTCGCTGGCCTGCTTCCACCCGCAGACCCGGCCGCTCGACGCCGACGTGCCGTCCGCGCCGCACACGCCGGACGCGGGCGGCGCCCAGCCGGCCGGCGCCGACCCGAAGCCCGCCGTGCTGGAGATCGAGGACGCGCACGTCGTCTATCGCAGCCGGTTCGGCTCCGGCGGGCACCACGCGCTGCGTGGCGTCACGCTGCGGCTCGGTCCGGGTGAGACGCTGGGCGTGGTGGGCGAGAGCGGCTGCGGCAAGAGCACGCTGGCCAAGCTCGTCATGGGCCTGGTCGCGCCCACGTCCGGCACTGTCACAGTCGCCGGTCAGGCCCTGGTCAAGCAGACGGGCCGGCCCCGCCCACGCGGCCGGGCGCTGCGCCGGGCACGAACCCGCGCCCAGCTGGTGTTCCAGGACCCGATCGGCTCGCTGAGCCCGCGCCGGACCGTCGGCGACTCCATCGCCGAGCCGCTGCGGGCCGCGGGCCTGACCCCGGCGGAACGCGCCGAGCGTGTCGCCGCCGTGCTGGACCGGATGGAGCTGGACCGCTCGATCCTGCAGCGGTACCCGCACGAGCTGTCCGGCGGTCAGGCCCAGCGCATCGGCATCGCCCGCGCGCTGGTGGGCGAGCCGGACCTGATCGTCTTCGACGAGCCGACGTCAGCCCTGGACGTGACCGTCCAGGCGCAGATCCTCGACGTGATCGCCGACGTGGCCGCCGACGCGGACCGCGCCTCCGTCTTCATCTCCCACGACCTGGCGACCGTGCGCGGCTTCGCCGACCGCGTCGTGGTGCTCTACCTCGGTCGGGTGGTCGAGGAGGGTCCGGTGGACGTCGTCTTCGACACGCCCCGGCACCCGTACACCCGCGCGCTGCTGGGCAGCGCCCCCCGCCTCGGCGGGACGGCCGGGTCCGACGGCGAAGCCGTCGAGCTGGTCAAGGACCTGGAGGAAGCCGACGCCGCAACCGGGTGCCCACTGGCCGCCCGGTGCCCGTTCGTCACCGACCGGTGCCGATCGGAGCAGCAGGAGCTTCAGTCGTACGGCGAGAGCCGGGCCGCCTGCTGGCGCGTTCCCGAGCTTCCCGCCCTCATCGGAAGGCAGGCTGTCACGCCATGA
- a CDS encoding amidohydrolase family protein has protein sequence MSAAYSPEQPSMLLGNCTVLDARVVDGMAPVTGAGVWVRGDRIAAVGPYAEVAAQARAGGRLTEVDLDGAYVTPGLVNMHTHFSLSLPGSGGDNVKGMGPYDLAHYMADGARRTLHAGVTTVRCVAEKDHADFALRRAVNAGRVPGPRIYTAGRALVCTGGHGHESNDTLECDGPVGFRHGVRSQIKAGADLIKVMISGGIAGEHESIHTPQLFADEMTAVIETAHAWGRKVTAHAGPAEVIGAAVELGLDCVEHGYQLTPQVAARMAERGTALVPTLLVTRCKEFFDELGVPEWMQCRSLGAGPRHLESFDMAIAAGVEVLLGSDMPPFWEFEGTTASIRELEYMSERIGAARAIHAGTLGPIRWLGAESDLGTVEVGKLADLIATDADPLADTSAFRDVRWVMKGGQIARDDRNQEETR, from the coding sequence GTGAGTGCCGCCTATTCGCCCGAGCAGCCGAGCATGCTGCTCGGCAACTGCACAGTGCTGGACGCCCGAGTGGTGGACGGCATGGCGCCCGTGACCGGCGCCGGGGTGTGGGTCCGGGGTGACCGGATCGCCGCCGTCGGCCCGTACGCCGAGGTGGCCGCGCAGGCGCGCGCCGGCGGCCGGCTGACCGAGGTGGACCTCGACGGCGCGTACGTGACGCCCGGCCTGGTCAACATGCACACCCACTTCTCGCTGTCGCTGCCCGGCTCCGGGGGCGACAACGTCAAGGGGATGGGCCCCTACGACCTGGCGCACTACATGGCCGACGGGGCGCGGCGCACGCTGCACGCCGGCGTGACCACTGTGCGCTGCGTGGCGGAGAAGGACCACGCCGACTTCGCGTTGCGGCGGGCGGTCAACGCCGGGCGCGTGCCGGGCCCGCGCATCTACACGGCCGGCCGGGCGCTGGTGTGCACCGGCGGGCACGGGCACGAGAGCAACGACACGCTCGAGTGCGACGGCCCGGTGGGCTTCCGCCACGGCGTGCGCAGCCAGATCAAGGCCGGCGCGGACCTGATCAAGGTGATGATCTCGGGCGGCATCGCCGGTGAGCACGAGAGCATCCACACGCCGCAGCTGTTCGCCGACGAGATGACGGCGGTGATCGAGACGGCGCACGCGTGGGGCCGCAAGGTGACAGCGCACGCCGGGCCCGCCGAGGTGATCGGCGCGGCCGTGGAGCTGGGACTGGACTGCGTGGAGCACGGCTACCAGCTCACCCCGCAGGTCGCGGCGCGGATGGCCGAGCGCGGCACGGCGCTCGTACCGACGCTGCTGGTGACCCGCTGCAAGGAGTTCTTCGACGAGCTGGGCGTGCCGGAGTGGATGCAGTGCCGCTCGCTCGGCGCCGGCCCCCGGCACCTGGAGAGCTTCGACATGGCCATCGCCGCCGGGGTGGAGGTCCTGCTCGGCAGCGACATGCCCCCGTTCTGGGAGTTCGAGGGCACCACCGCCTCGATCCGGGAGCTGGAGTACATGTCCGAGCGGATCGGCGCCGCGCGGGCCATCCACGCCGGCACGCTCGGCCCGATCCGGTGGCTCGGCGCGGAGTCCGACCTCGGCACTGTCGAGGTCGGCAAGCTGGCCGACCTGATCGCGACGGACGCCGACCCGCTGGCCGACACCTCGGCCTTCCGGGACGTGCGGTGGGTGATGAAGGGCGGGCAGATCGCCCGCGACGACCGCAACCAGGAGGAGACGCGATGA
- a CDS encoding ABC transporter permease, whose amino-acid sequence MRILRFVVRRLLQLIPVLLGVVVLAFLLVRVLPGDPVRSILGQNATEEDAAAARARFGLDQSLWQQFLDYLRGLVTGDFGTSIQSGNSVGSEMALRVGPTLELVVISVSIALVVATVLGIWSAKRANRVGDHSVRMFALVGNSIPEFWLGLVLVLVGYSILGWFPAPNGRVDPDTDLTPLTGADLVDGVLTANGPAIASAAAYLVLPVLTLVVGVVAPLLRSVRASALEVLHSESYAAAKAHGLRDRTLHYGYLLRATLVRLPSLAALVFGTAIGSTVLVEYVYSWQGFGQWALRGLLYRDYPVVQASVLVIALCYVLVFLIADVVHAILDPRVRL is encoded by the coding sequence ATGCGAATTCTCCGCTTCGTCGTCAGGCGACTGCTCCAGCTGATCCCCGTTCTGCTCGGAGTGGTCGTCCTGGCGTTCCTCCTGGTCCGGGTGCTGCCGGGTGATCCCGTCCGCAGCATCCTCGGGCAGAACGCCACCGAGGAGGACGCCGCCGCCGCCCGGGCCCGCTTCGGGCTGGACCAGTCACTGTGGCAGCAGTTCCTCGACTACCTCAGGGGACTGGTCACCGGTGACTTCGGGACCTCCATCCAGAGCGGAAACTCCGTGGGCTCGGAGATGGCGCTCCGGGTGGGGCCGACCCTGGAACTCGTCGTCATCTCCGTGAGCATCGCGCTCGTCGTGGCGACGGTGCTGGGCATCTGGTCGGCCAAGCGGGCCAACCGGGTCGGCGACCACAGCGTGCGGATGTTCGCCCTGGTCGGCAACTCGATCCCCGAGTTCTGGCTCGGCCTGGTGCTGGTGCTGGTCGGCTACAGCATCCTCGGCTGGTTCCCGGCACCGAACGGGCGGGTCGACCCGGACACCGACCTGACCCCGCTCACCGGGGCCGACCTGGTCGACGGCGTGCTCACCGCGAACGGACCGGCGATCGCCTCCGCCGCGGCGTACCTGGTGCTGCCCGTGCTGACCCTCGTGGTCGGCGTGGTCGCGCCGCTGCTGCGCAGCGTCCGGGCCTCCGCGCTCGAGGTGCTGCACTCGGAGTCGTACGCCGCGGCGAAGGCGCACGGGCTGCGCGACCGGACCCTGCACTACGGCTACCTGCTGCGGGCGACGCTGGTCCGGCTGCCGTCGCTGGCGGCGCTGGTCTTCGGCACGGCGATCGGCTCCACAGTGCTCGTCGAGTACGTGTACTCGTGGCAGGGCTTCGGCCAGTGGGCCCTGCGCGGCCTGCTCTACCGGGACTACCCGGTGGTTCAGGCGTCGGTGCTGGTCATCGCGCTGTGCTACGTGCTGGTGTTCCTCATCGCCGACGTGGTCCACGCGATCCTCGACCCGAGAGTGAGGCTCTGA
- a CDS encoding ABC transporter permease — protein MAELRAAVSGDSAQTPVVVAGGDRDSRFARRMIIVGATILSVVALVAVFAPLLSPWGETEIDPANTLVAPGGNHLLGTDGNGMDIWSRVLYAARLDLGIALAAVALAVVVGTLLGLVAGYFGGWLDDVLMRVVDIFQSFPTFILALAVAALLGNGTINLIITIAAVNAPAYARLVRAEVRTLRELPFVDAAITSGASPVGVIWRHLLPNSLTPVRVIAPLNCGWAMLTLAGLSFLGLGVSIPDAEWGAMISLGAADVVGGRWWTSVPPGLALFVCVLGFSLLGEGLQDRANAKRR, from the coding sequence ATGGCCGAGTTGCGCGCCGCCGTCAGCGGCGACTCCGCGCAGACGCCGGTGGTCGTCGCCGGCGGCGACCGGGACAGCCGGTTCGCCCGCCGCATGATCATCGTCGGTGCGACCATCCTGTCGGTGGTGGCGCTGGTGGCGGTGTTCGCGCCGCTGCTGAGCCCGTGGGGCGAGACCGAGATCGACCCGGCGAACACCCTTGTGGCGCCGGGCGGCAACCACCTGCTCGGCACCGACGGCAACGGCATGGACATCTGGAGCCGGGTGCTCTACGCCGCCCGGCTCGACCTGGGCATCGCCCTGGCCGCTGTCGCGCTCGCGGTGGTCGTGGGCACGCTGCTCGGCCTGGTCGCCGGCTACTTCGGCGGCTGGCTCGACGACGTGCTGATGCGGGTGGTCGACATCTTCCAGTCGTTCCCCACGTTCATCCTGGCGCTGGCGGTGGCCGCCCTGCTCGGCAACGGCACGATCAACCTGATCATCACGATCGCGGCGGTGAACGCGCCGGCGTACGCCCGGCTGGTCCGCGCCGAGGTGCGGACGCTGCGGGAACTGCCGTTCGTGGACGCCGCGATCACCTCCGGGGCGTCGCCGGTGGGTGTGATCTGGCGGCACCTGCTGCCCAACAGCCTCACCCCGGTCCGGGTGATCGCGCCGCTGAACTGCGGCTGGGCGATGCTCACCCTGGCCGGGCTCTCCTTCCTCGGACTGGGCGTCAGCATCCCCGACGCGGAGTGGGGGGCCATGATCAGCCTGGGCGCCGCGGACGTGGTCGGCGGCCGCTGGTGGACCTCGGTCCCACCCGGCCTGGCCCTCTTCGTCTGCGTCCTGGGGTTCAGCCTGCTCGGCGAAGGCCTGCAGGACCGCGCCAACGCGAAGCGGCGGTGA
- a CDS encoding hydantoinase B/oxoprolinase family protein: protein MGEPTVDGATVEVVRSHLVSAAEEMRAALVRTAFNPVIYEVYDFGISIYDRHLRLVAESTGLSRFLGANDYSLRKGVEYVGRENLRRGDVVLLNYPYWNAAHTYDATMFAPVVLPGSEEPIGFLCIRAHWMDLGAKDPGYVLDSTDMHQEGIIFPGTKVYDRGEPVREIHELIRFNSRMPELVIGDLNAQIAALRTGERRMTELYREYGTAVVDAVVDRVIDVAAQRAGEAVAALPQGSWTAEDWLDDDGVTDEPILMRVTVTVADGEFTVDFAGSSPAVPGPVNLPLGATIATCRVAFKGVTTPHEQTNAGHFAPLRVRAEPGTLFHAQYPAATFTQWTGTVALELILKALAQGMPDRLAASSGGDVPGFMMVGRHPDTGDMFAVSNNDPVGWGGTPRHDGIGPANHLCQTQARNTPVEVLESKTGMFFERVEIRTDSGGAGRFRGGCGLRRDIRFVTPGEFLTVIKKTKSAPWALAGGSQPEPNQVVVFPGTDREHRVSTRRTAVAVGDRVTLLTAGGGGHGDPRSRDPEAVRRDVAEGYVSARAARDVYGVIA, encoded by the coding sequence ATGGGTGAGCCGACGGTCGACGGGGCAACCGTCGAGGTCGTCCGCAGCCATCTCGTCTCGGCCGCCGAGGAGATGCGGGCAGCGCTCGTGCGCACCGCGTTCAACCCGGTGATCTACGAGGTGTACGACTTCGGCATCTCCATCTACGACCGGCATCTGCGGCTGGTCGCGGAGTCGACGGGGCTGTCCCGCTTCCTCGGCGCCAACGACTACTCGCTGCGCAAGGGCGTGGAGTACGTCGGCCGGGAGAACCTGCGCCGCGGCGACGTGGTGCTGCTGAACTACCCGTACTGGAACGCGGCGCACACGTACGACGCGACGATGTTCGCGCCGGTCGTGCTGCCCGGCAGCGAGGAGCCGATCGGTTTCCTGTGCATCCGGGCGCACTGGATGGACCTGGGCGCCAAGGATCCCGGCTACGTGCTCGACTCCACGGACATGCACCAGGAGGGGATCATCTTCCCGGGCACGAAGGTGTACGACCGGGGCGAGCCGGTGCGTGAGATCCACGAGCTGATCCGGTTCAACTCGCGGATGCCGGAGCTGGTCATCGGTGACCTCAACGCGCAGATCGCCGCGCTGCGTACCGGTGAGCGGCGGATGACCGAGCTGTACCGCGAGTACGGCACGGCAGTGGTGGACGCGGTCGTCGACCGGGTGATCGACGTCGCCGCGCAGCGCGCCGGGGAGGCGGTGGCCGCGCTGCCGCAGGGCAGCTGGACCGCCGAGGACTGGCTCGACGACGACGGCGTCACCGACGAGCCGATCCTCATGCGGGTCACAGTCACCGTCGCCGACGGCGAGTTCACAGTGGACTTCGCCGGCTCGTCGCCGGCGGTGCCCGGACCGGTGAACCTGCCGCTGGGCGCCACCATCGCCACCTGCCGGGTCGCGTTCAAGGGCGTCACCACGCCGCACGAGCAGACGAACGCCGGGCACTTCGCGCCGCTGCGGGTACGCGCCGAGCCCGGCACGCTGTTCCACGCGCAGTACCCGGCCGCCACGTTCACCCAGTGGACCGGCACCGTCGCGCTGGAGCTGATCCTCAAGGCGCTGGCGCAGGGCATGCCGGACCGGCTGGCCGCCTCCTCCGGCGGCGACGTGCCGGGGTTCATGATGGTCGGCCGGCACCCGGACACCGGCGACATGTTCGCCGTCAGCAACAACGACCCGGTCGGCTGGGGCGGCACGCCCCGGCACGACGGGATCGGACCGGCGAACCACCTCTGCCAGACCCAGGCGCGCAACACGCCCGTCGAGGTGCTGGAGTCGAAGACGGGGATGTTCTTCGAACGGGTGGAGATCCGTACCGACTCCGGTGGCGCGGGCCGGTTCCGGGGCGGCTGCGGCCTGCGGCGGGACATCCGGTTCGTGACGCCGGGTGAGTTCCTGACGGTGATCAAGAAGACGAAGAGCGCGCCGTGGGCGCTGGCCGGCGGGTCGCAGCCGGAGCCGAACCAGGTGGTCGTCTTTCCGGGCACGGACCGTGAGCACCGGGTGAGCACCCGGCGTACCGCGGTGGCGGTGGGGGATCGGGTCACGCTGCTGACCGCCGGTGGCGGCGGGCACGGTGACCCGAGGAGTCGGGATCCAGAGGCGGTGCGACGGGACGTGGCCGAGGGCTACGTCTCCGCCCGGGCCGCCCGAGACGTTTATGGAGTGATCGCGTGA
- a CDS encoding hydantoinase B/oxoprolinase family protein, producing the protein MTTLDGAQVEVVRSYLLSAAEEMRATLIRTSFNPVIYEVHDFGLSMYDADLRLVAEATGLTFFLGANDFSLRKGVEYVGRENLHRGDVVLLNYPYWNAAHAYDATLFAPVFRPDESDPDADGDLVGFLCVRAHWMDLGAKDPGYVLDSTDMHQEGLIFPGTKVVSRGKPVREIHELIRFNSRMPDAVLGDLHAQIAALRTGERRMLEIIEKFGRDTVDQAVDHIIADGEARARAALATLPQGTWTAEDWVDDDGITDDPVKMRVTVTIADGRFIVDFAGSAPATRGPINMPFGATEAICKVVLKSLTSRDEPSNAGTVAPLEVRAEPGSLFHAVYPQPTFTLWTGIVAVELILKALAQGMPDLLPASSGGDVPGFMMVGLHPDTGKMFAVSNNDLVGWGGTAQHDGMDAATHVSGSTGRGTPIEVMEAKTGMFFERWEIRADSGGAGRFRGGCGLRRDIRFLTPGEFLTVIKKTKSAPWALAGGEQPEPNQVVVFPGTDREHRVSTKRTTVAAGDRVTLLTAGGGGHGDPRSRDPEAVRRDVAEGYVSREAARDVYGVDVDG; encoded by the coding sequence ATGACCACGCTGGACGGAGCCCAGGTCGAGGTCGTCCGCAGCTATCTGCTGTCGGCCGCGGAGGAGATGCGGGCCACCCTCATCCGTACCTCGTTCAACCCGGTCATCTACGAGGTGCACGACTTCGGCCTGTCGATGTACGACGCCGACCTGCGGCTGGTCGCCGAGGCCACCGGCCTGACGTTCTTCCTCGGCGCGAACGACTTCTCGCTGCGCAAGGGCGTGGAGTACGTGGGCCGGGAGAACCTGCACCGCGGTGACGTGGTGCTGCTCAACTACCCGTACTGGAACGCGGCGCACGCGTACGACGCGACGCTGTTCGCGCCGGTGTTCCGGCCGGACGAGTCCGACCCCGACGCGGACGGCGACCTGGTCGGCTTCCTCTGCGTCCGCGCGCACTGGATGGACCTGGGCGCCAAGGACCCCGGTTACGTGCTGGACTCGACCGACATGCACCAGGAGGGGCTGATCTTCCCGGGCACCAAGGTCGTGTCCCGGGGCAAGCCGGTGCGCGAGATCCACGAGCTGATCCGCTTCAACTCGCGGATGCCCGACGCGGTGCTGGGCGACCTGCACGCGCAGATCGCCGCGCTGCGCACCGGCGAGCGCCGGATGCTGGAGATCATCGAGAAGTTCGGCCGGGACACCGTGGACCAGGCGGTCGACCACATCATCGCCGACGGCGAGGCCCGCGCCCGCGCGGCGCTGGCGACGCTGCCGCAGGGCACCTGGACCGCCGAGGACTGGGTGGACGACGACGGCATCACCGACGACCCGGTGAAGATGCGCGTCACGGTGACCATCGCCGACGGGCGCTTCATCGTCGACTTCGCCGGCTCGGCGCCGGCCACCCGCGGCCCGATCAACATGCCGTTCGGGGCGACCGAGGCGATCTGCAAGGTCGTGCTGAAGTCGCTGACGTCGCGGGACGAGCCGTCGAACGCCGGCACCGTGGCGCCGCTGGAGGTGCGGGCCGAGCCGGGCAGCCTGTTCCACGCCGTCTACCCGCAGCCGACGTTCACGCTCTGGACCGGCATCGTCGCGGTGGAGCTGATCCTCAAGGCGCTGGCCCAGGGCATGCCGGACCTGCTGCCCGCCTCCTCCGGCGGCGACGTGCCCGGCTTCATGATGGTCGGCCTGCACCCGGACACCGGGAAGATGTTCGCGGTCAGCAACAACGACCTGGTGGGCTGGGGCGGCACCGCGCAGCACGACGGAATGGACGCCGCCACGCACGTCTCCGGCAGCACCGGCCGGGGCACCCCGATCGAGGTCATGGAGGCCAAGACCGGGATGTTCTTCGAGCGCTGGGAGATCCGCGCCGACTCCGGTGGCGCGGGCCGGTTCCGGGGCGGCTGCGGCCTGCGCCGGGACATCCGCTTCCTGACCCCGGGCGAGTTCCTCACCGTGATCAAGAAGACCAAGAGCGCGCCGTGGGCGCTGGCCGGCGGCGAGCAGCCGGAGCCGAACCAGGTGGTGGTGTTCCCGGGCACCGACCGCGAGCACCGCGTGAGCACCAAGCGCACGACGGTGGCCGCGGGCGACCGGGTCACGCTGCTGACCGCCGGTGGCGGCGGCCACGGCGACCCGCGCAGCCGCGACCCGGAGGCGGTGCGGCGGGACGTGGCCGAGGGCTACGTCTCCCGGGAGGCGGCCCGGGACGTCTACGGAGTGGACGTCGATGGGTGA
- a CDS encoding hydantoinase/oxoprolinase family protein, producing MTRRPIRLAVDIGGTFVDAMELDTRTNRVRFRKAATTPARPADGVLNAITALGTDLSEVELFIHGTTLGLNAVLERRGGRTGIITNEGFRDIFLIGRGNVPSDHMYDFQYQRPESLVQRRFTAGVRGRLDYRGRVVEPLDPDSVREAARTLVVDQQVTSIAICFLHSFLDPSHEREAARLIHEEFPEVSLSLSTDIVREYREYERTSTTVLEAYIRPIFERYVDELEAGLAERGFSGRFLIMRSGGGSMTSAVAKTAPTHTVLSGPAGGIVGAAYVASELGRDNVLTFDIGGTSLDACVIERGNPVAAYEAQLEHFPLLIPTYDIRTIGAGGGSIAWLDHGLLKVGPQSAGADPGPVCYGRGGTRPTVTDAAVVLGYMDPERFLAGTMGLRAAEARAAIAEQLAEPLGLTVENAAAGVFDVLLARTVGAVRQITVERGHDPRQFALLAFGGAGPLLAPLLAREMGIGEVIVPFAPSGFSAWGMLSADIVNDFSRTVMATLDDADLAELEQLFKAVEAEAVASLVAQGVPAGEAVLERQFELRYLGQEHSLMVTVGRELDRDAIRAAFDETHRARYGHTMGNPLQILNLRVRGIGGTDRPELQTRPRGDGDPSQALLTHRDAYDFGQQAVVPFAVYDRAHLEPGDTFDGPALIDEGTSTTVVPSGQRVTVDDHGYLLVTLEEAA from the coding sequence ATGACCCGTCGCCCCATCCGGCTCGCCGTCGACATCGGCGGGACCTTCGTGGACGCCATGGAACTCGACACGCGCACCAACCGGGTCCGCTTCCGCAAGGCGGCGACGACCCCGGCCCGGCCCGCGGACGGTGTCCTCAACGCGATCACCGCGCTCGGCACCGACCTGTCCGAGGTGGAGCTGTTCATCCACGGCACCACGCTCGGCCTCAACGCGGTGCTGGAACGCCGTGGTGGCCGCACCGGCATCATCACCAACGAGGGCTTCCGGGACATCTTCCTGATCGGTCGCGGCAACGTGCCGTCCGACCACATGTACGACTTCCAGTACCAGCGGCCGGAGAGCCTGGTGCAGCGCCGCTTCACCGCCGGGGTGCGGGGCCGGCTCGACTACCGGGGCCGGGTGGTGGAGCCGCTGGACCCGGACAGCGTCCGGGAAGCCGCCCGCACGCTCGTGGTGGACCAGCAGGTCACCTCGATCGCCATCTGCTTCCTGCACTCGTTCCTCGACCCGAGCCACGAGCGGGAGGCCGCGCGCCTGATCCACGAGGAGTTCCCCGAGGTCAGCCTGTCGCTGTCGACGGACATCGTGCGCGAGTACCGGGAGTACGAGCGGACCAGCACCACGGTGCTGGAGGCGTACATCCGGCCGATCTTCGAGCGGTACGTGGACGAGCTGGAGGCCGGCCTGGCCGAGCGCGGCTTCAGCGGGCGCTTCCTGATCATGCGGTCCGGCGGCGGCTCGATGACCAGCGCGGTCGCCAAGACCGCACCCACGCACACCGTGCTGTCCGGCCCGGCCGGCGGCATCGTCGGCGCCGCGTACGTCGCCTCCGAGCTGGGCCGGGACAACGTGCTCACGTTCGACATCGGCGGCACCTCGCTGGACGCCTGCGTGATCGAGCGCGGCAACCCGGTCGCCGCGTACGAGGCCCAGCTGGAGCACTTCCCGCTGCTCATCCCGACGTACGACATCAGGACCATCGGTGCCGGCGGCGGCTCGATCGCCTGGCTCGACCACGGCCTGCTCAAGGTCGGCCCGCAGAGCGCCGGGGCCGACCCCGGACCGGTCTGCTACGGCCGGGGCGGCACCAGGCCGACGGTCACCGACGCCGCGGTGGTGCTCGGCTACATGGACCCGGAGCGCTTCCTCGCCGGCACCATGGGGCTGCGCGCCGCCGAGGCTCGCGCCGCGATCGCCGAGCAGCTCGCCGAGCCGCTCGGCCTCACCGTGGAGAACGCGGCGGCCGGCGTGTTCGACGTGCTGCTGGCCCGTACCGTCGGCGCGGTCCGCCAGATCACCGTCGAACGGGGTCACGACCCCCGGCAGTTCGCGCTGCTGGCGTTCGGCGGCGCCGGGCCGCTGCTGGCCCCGCTGCTGGCCCGCGAGATGGGCATCGGCGAGGTCATCGTGCCGTTCGCGCCGTCCGGCTTCTCCGCCTGGGGCATGCTCTCGGCCGACATCGTCAACGACTTCAGCCGTACCGTGATGGCCACGCTCGACGACGCCGACCTGGCGGAGCTGGAGCAGCTGTTCAAGGCGGTCGAGGCCGAGGCGGTCGCGTCGCTGGTGGCGCAGGGCGTGCCGGCCGGCGAGGCGGTGCTGGAGCGGCAGTTCGAGCTGCGCTACCTGGGCCAGGAGCACAGCCTCATGGTCACCGTCGGGCGCGAGCTGGACCGCGACGCGATCCGCGCCGCGTTCGACGAGACCCACCGCGCCCGGTACGGCCACACCATGGGCAACCCGCTGCAGATCCTCAACCTGCGGGTGCGCGGCATCGGCGGCACCGACCGGCCGGAGCTGCAGACCCGGCCGCGCGGCGACGGCGACCCGTCGCAGGCGCTGCTGACCCACCGCGACGCGTACGACTTCGGGCAGCAGGCGGTGGTGCCGTTCGCGGTCTACGACCGAGCCCACCTGGAGCCGGGCGACACCTTCGACGGACCGGCGCTGATCGACGAGGGCACCTCCACCACTGTGGTGCCCAGCGGCCAGCGGGTCACCGTCGACGACCACGGATACCTGCTCGTCACCCTGGAGGAAGCCGCATGA